One part of the Coffea eugenioides isolate CCC68of chromosome 10, Ceug_1.0, whole genome shotgun sequence genome encodes these proteins:
- the LOC113749354 gene encoding auxin-responsive protein SAUR50, with translation MAIRKSSNKFSQAAVIKQIMKRCSSLGKKQGYDEEGLPVDVPKGHFVVYVGENRTRYIVPISFLTRPEFQILLQRAEEEFGFDHDMGLTIPCEEVVFESLTSMLR, from the coding sequence ATGGCAATCAGAAAGTCTTCCAACAAATTTTCACAAGCAGCAGTGATCAAGCAAATCATGAAGAGATGTTCAAGCTTGGGAAAGAAACAAGGTTATGATGAAGAAGGGCTTCCTGTGGACGTCCCAAAAGGTCACTTTGTCGTGTACGTTGGGGAAAATAGAACAAGATATATAGTTCCCATTTCATTCTTGACAAGGCCTGAGTTCCAAATCCTTTTACAGAGAGCTGAAGAAGAATTTGGGTTCGATCACGACATGGGACTCACAATTCCTTGCGAAGAAGTCGTCTTTGAATCTTTAACATCAATGCTTAGATAG